The Actinomycetota bacterium genomic sequence AACGACACGATCGTCCCGCAGAACCCGCGCGATTGGCAGGACGTCTTCGAGCCGCGTTCGTTCACTGGCGATCCCGTGATTGCGGCCGTCGGAGACGGCGGTGACGGCACCGCACGCGCCGACGACGTCGCTGCGTCGATCCTCGCGTCCGATGCCGCCACGCTGCTTTACCTCGGAGACCTCTATGAACGCGGCACGCCGGCAGAGCTCGATGAGAACTACGGTCGGGCGGCGTTCGAGCCTGGTGGTGGAACGGCGTGGGGGGCGCTCGCGTGGTTCACTCGGCCGACGCTCGGGAATCATGAGGCCGCCAACGTCGGTGCCTGGCGCAACTACTGGCGCGGACGGCCCAACTGGGAGACGTTCGTCTTCGGGGGCGTTCGGTTCCTAAACCTGAACAGCGAGTGCTACCTCATCGGGGGATGCGGTCCCGGGAGCGCGCAATACGCGTTCGTGCAAAGCGTCCTGGCGTCAAACGAGCTCGACTGCGTGATTGCGTACTGGCATCGACCAGTACTGAGCTCGGTCGAGGACAACACGACGATGCGGCCGATCTGGGCGTTGCTCGCCGACAACGGCGGCGACCTCGTGCTGAACGGACACACGCACGAGATGGAGGCCTACGCACCGCTGAACGCGTCGCTCGAGGCGGGGAAGCCCGGATCCCACATGGTCGAGCTCGTAGCCGGTTCGGGTGGCCACTATCTCACCGGCGGTTCGAACGCCGACGCCCGGGCCGTCTGGCGGGCTACGAAGGTCCCCGGCGCGCTGTACATCACGGCTCACGATGGCGCGAGTGGCTCGGCCACAGGGCTCGCGTGGCAGTTCCGTGATGGAAACGGCCAGATCGTCGTCGGAACGGATGGGCAGGGCGTGGGATCGGTCGATTGTGCCGCCGAGCCGGACACGACGGCGCCCACGGTTCCTGGCAGGCCCTCCGGCGTCAGCAACGCCGCGGGCACGATCGATCTAAGCTGGGCGGCGTCGACGGACGACCGGGCCGGCGTGCTGACGTACTCCGTCTACCGCGACGGCGCCGCCGATGCCGTCGCCACGGTAACGAGCTCCTCGGCAACGACCGTCTCGTTCCGTGACGCGGGCCTGGCACCGGGAAGCATCCACACGTACGAGGTGAGCGCGAGCGACGGTCTCAAATCGAGCGAGCGAAGTATGCCGTCGGACCCCATCACCGTATCGTCGTCACCGATCGTGTTCTCCGACGACTTCTCATCCGGGACGTTCTCGCGATGGAGCGACACCAGCGGCCTGGCGATCGATCACACGAGCGGTGGGACGGCGCCGCCGAGCGCTCGAGCGCAGGCCGCCGGCACGAGAGCGTGGGCCGCCAAGAACCTCGGCTCGACGCACTCGAGCCTGTGCCATTCGATGCGCGTGAATCTGTCGTCGATCGGCGCGAACAGCGTGGCGCTCGCGCGGTTGCGGACCGCCGCTGATGGCCCGGTGGCTCGCGTGTACGTCAGCGCCAGCCGCGTCCTGTGGATCCGGTCCGACGTCTCCGGAGCCCAGCTCTCGTCAGGACGTTCGTTACCGGCGGGGTGGAACACGCTCGAGCTCTGCGCGGGCGTTGGGTCGTCGGGGAGCGTGCGCCTGTCACTCAACGGCTCGACGATCGCCGGCCCGTGGACCGCGAACCTCGGTACCACACCGATAGGCCGGGTGCAGATCGGCGACACCGCCCTGTTCACCTGGACGGCGAACTTCGACGACATCGTCGTGACCTCGTCATAGCCGCGTTGACCCCTGGCAGTCGCGTGGCTATCCTGTTAGCACTCATAGCGGGGGAGTGCTAACCGGCGGCGGCCGGCCGGCACGAGAGACACGCAAGGAGGAGGACGGGTATGGCCAAGCAGTTCAACCTGAAGCCGCTGGAGGACCGCATCGTGGTCCAGCCGAGCGAGGAGGAGGAGACCACGACCTCGGGCATCGTGATCCCGGACACCGCGAAGGAGAAGCCCCAGGAGGGCAGCGTCGTGGCCGTCGGACCGGGTCGTTTCGAGGACGGGAACCGGGTTCCGCTCGACGTCTCTGTCGGCGACAAGGTGATCTACAGCAAGTACGGCGGCACAGAGGTCAAGGTCGAGGGCGAGGAGTACCTGATCCTGTCGGCCCGCGACGTTCTCGCCGTCCTCAGCAAGTAACGAACACGGCGATCGTTCCGGCGGGGGCTCGGGCGCGAGGATGCGCCGGGCCCCCGACGTACGTAACGACCTTTTGAACGGGAGGTTCCATGGCAAGCAAGCTGCTGAAGTTCAGTGAGGAGGCACGGCGGTCTCTCGAGACCGGTGTGAACAAGCTCGCTGACACGGTCTCCCTCACTCTCGGTCCTAAGGGCCACAACGTGGTCCTGGATAAGAAGTGGGGGGCGCCGACGATCACGAACGACGGCGTGACGATCGCCAAGGAGGTCGAGCTCGAGGACCCGTGGGAGAACATGGGCGCCCAGCTGGCCAAGGAGGTCGCCACCAAGACGAACGACGTCGCCGGCGACGGCACCACGACGGCGACCGTGCTCGCGCGGGCCATGGTTCGGCGCGGCATGAAGAACGTCGCGGCCGGAGCGAACCCGATGGCGTTGAAGCGGGGCATCGAGAAGGGCGTCTCCGCGGCCGTTGAGGCCATCATGAACCAGGCCAAGAACGTCGAGACGCGCGAGGAGATCGCCAACGTTGCGTCGATCTCGGCGGCAGATCCGGCGATCGGAGACGTGATCGCCGAGGCACTGGACAAGGTGGGCAAGGACGGCGTCGTCACCGTCGAGGAGTCGAACACGTTCGGCATGGAGCTCGAGTTCGTCGAGGGCATGCAGTTCGACAAGGGCTACATCTCGCCATACTTCGTCACCGACCAGGAGCGGATGGAGTCGGTGCTCGACGAGCCCTACATCCTCGTGGTGAACAAGAAGGTCGGGAGCGTGCAGGAGCTGCTGCCGCTGCTCGAGAAGGTGCTGCAGGGCGGCAAGCCACTGCTGATCATCGCCGAGGACGTCGAGGGCGAGGCGCTCGCGACGCTCGTAGTGAACAAGATCCGCGGCACGTTCAACGCGGTCGCGGTCAAGGCGCCGGGGTTCGGCGACCGGCGCAAGGCGATGCTCCAGGACATCGGGATCCTCACGGGCGCCCAAGTCGTCTCGGAAGAGGTTGGGCTGAAGCTCGAGAACGCAACGCTCGACCTGCTCGGTCGCGCTCGCAAGGTCGTGGTCACGAAGGACGACACGACGATCGTCGAGGGCGCAGGGTCCGACGACGAGGTCAAGGGCCGGATCAACCAGATCAAGGCCGAGATCGACAAGACCGACTCGGATTGGGACCGCGAGAAGCTCCAGGAGCGGCTGGCGAAGCTCGCCGGCGGCGTCGCCGTGGTGAAGGTCGGTGCGGCCACCGAGGTGGAGCTCAAGGAGAAGAAGCACCGCATCGAGGACGCGCTCTCGGCCACGCGAGCGGCTATCGAGGAGGGCGTCGTCCCGGGCGGCGGCGTCGCGCTCATCCGCGCCGAGTCGGCGTTCGACAAGGTCGACCTGACCGGCGACGAGTCGACGGGCGCCAGGATCGTGCGCGACTCGCTGGCTGAGCCCGCGCGACTGATCGCGAGCAACGCCGGAGACGAGGGCGCCGTCGTGGTCGAGCGGATCCGCAGCGAAGGCGACTCCCGCGGCTACAACGCGGCAACGGGGGAGTGGGTCGACATGTTCAAGGCGGGCATCCTCGACCCCGCGAAGGTAACGCGCTCCGCGTTGCAGAACGCGGCCTCGATCGCGGCAATCGTCCTCACGGTCGAGAGCGCCGTGGTCGAGAAGCCCGAGGAGGAGGAGCCGGCACCGGCCGGAGCCGGCGGTCACATGCATTGAGGAAGAGCCGTTCGAGCAGGGGCGCCGGCATGCCGGCGCCCCTTTTGCGTTCCGAATCGGCGTGGGTAGCCACAGCCCCCATTCGAACTAGCCCGTTAGACGTACAGAAAAATCCTACGGACGTAGGTATGTACACGGAGAGCGTCCCCCACTACGGTTACGGCGCCGCGACATCCAGACCGATCTGCCGCTTACGAGAACGCCAAAAAGGGCCAATAAAGAGGACTGAGGGAGCCGAGCCGCAGATGTCTCTGACCAGTCGTCCACCCCACTCCGCAGGTGTCCTCATCGTCGAGGCGATCGGCGTGGTCCGCATGAGCCTGCGGATGCTGTTCGAGTCCGTTCCGGACATCGAGGTCGTCGGCGAGGCCGGCGACGCCGAAACGGCGCTCGACCTGGTGCCCTCGGTGCGAAATCCTTCGACCGTCGTCGCGCTCGTCGGCGTCGAGCTGGGTGGATCGCACGACTCGTTCTGGCTGATCCGCTCGATCCGTGAGCGATCACCGCAGATCACCATCTTGGCCACGGGGACCGACATGAGCCCCACGGCCATCTCGCAGGCGCTGTTCGTCGGCGCCCACGGGTTCGTACACAAGAACTCGTCGCCCGAGCGGTACATCGAGGCGACGCGTCGGGCCGCGAACGGCGAGCTCGTGCTCGAGGGGCTGCCTCGCGGCGCGCTCGGGGAGCTCGTCCAGGCGATCGATCATCAGCAGGTGACGACGAGCGTGCTGACGCCACGTGAACACTCCGTCCTGGTCGCGGCGGCGGACGGCCTCACGGCGCGCGAGATCGCGCGCCGGCTCGGCGTTCGCGAGCGAACCGTGTCGACGCACCTCAACCACATCTACCGCAAGCTCGGCGCAAGCGGACGGGTCGCGGCCGTGACGGCGGCTGCCCGGATGGGAGTGCTCACGCTTCCGGCGTCGGAGGTCATGGCGCCTGTCGCGGGCGCCGATCGTCTCGTCGCCAGCTAGTCCGCACCAACGCCGCGTTCGTTTCCTTCGACGTAATGGACGCGCGCGTGCTCTCGCGTCGACATCCACGTACGTATGCGTGCGTACTCAATCGTTACCGATGTACGCACAGCGCAAGTGCGGATGGCAACGCCGTAACGGCGATCACTAGCTTCCCGCAGCAGATAGCACAGGTTGCCGGGTGTCTTTTTTCCTTGGGTGCGCCGCCCGGCCTGTACGCGTGAAGGAGGTGACATCCAGATGCTGCTTCGGGCTCACACGTACGTGCGGGTGGCGATCGGGGACCTCCGTTCGCGCATGCACGACCGGCTTGTCGATCTGACGCGTAGCGAGGTCGGTGCCACCGCAGCCGAGTACGCGCTCCTGGTTTCGCTGATCGCCGTCGTGCTCGTGGCCGGTGCGTTCCTCCTCGGCAACGCCATCAACGATCGCCTCGACGCCACGGCCGACTGTATCGACGCCGCTCCGGCGGCGACGTGCCCCGGTGGGGCTGTCGTCGTGCCGTAGTTGCTCGTACCGAACGGAGAGCGGCTCCGGCCGCTCTCTCTTCCTCGGGCGACCCCGAGGAAGGGACGGTGGCCGGAACGATCGAGAGTAGGAGGACGGCCTGGTGAGGAGACGGAACGAGCGAGGTGCGGCGGCGGTGGAATTCGCGCTGCTCTTGCCGCTGCTCGTCGTGATCTTGTTCGGGATCATCGCGCTCGGGATCGCGCTCATGCGGACGGTCAACTACATCAGCGCGGCGCGAGAGGGTGCTCGCTATGCCGCCGTCCACTGCCGCCCGGAGGCGACGACGTGCGCCGGTACGACGCTCATCGCCGACCGAGTGACCCAATCCGCCAACGGGAACCCGATCGGGCCGGGCACCCCGGCGGCAGATCTGGACTGCTCCATCTCACCCGGGCAGCCCGTCACCGTCTTCTGGGAACAACAGATCCCGGTCGAGATTCCGCTCCTGCCGGACATGTCGTTCACGATGAACGTGGCGGGGACCTTCCGATGCGAATGAGGCCGCGGCTCGACGACGAATCGGGGGCAACGGCGGTCATCGTCGCGCTCTGTCTCTTCGTGATCGTCGGCATGCTCGCGCTGACGATCGACGGTGGTCTCCTGTGGACGAAGTATCGTCGGATCCGCACTGCCAACGACGCCGCTGCGCTCGCCGCGGCGTACTCATGCGCCAAGGGCGAGGGGCTCGGCGGTGCCGACGCCCAGGCCGCGAGCATCGCACAGGCGAACGTCGGCGATGCTCTTCCGACACAGCCGAATGCGTATTCCCCTGGATGCGTCGTCGAGGGCGGGGAGGTCACCGTTTACTTCGGTGGAGAACAGAGTCTGTTGTTCGGGCCGGCGATCGGGGTTTCCACCCCGAAGCCCGTCGCCGCCCACGCGACCGCCCTGTGGGGAGGGGCGGGCGGAGCCAGCAACGTCGCGCCGCTCATGCTGTCGCTTCAACGGCTGTCCGACTGCGACATCCCGTTCGGTCCCGATCTCCAGGTCGGCATTTCTCGTTGCTTCTTCTGGTGGGACAACGGAACGCCCCACGACACCACCGCCCTGACGAACGCCGAGTGGGGTCTGGTCGACCTGACCACGTGGGGTGTGGACGCCTTGGGCGGGTGTGGGGGAAACGTTAGCCAGAGCGACGTCGGCACGTGGATCGACCAGGGCTATCCGGGCTCGCTGCTGATCGACTATCCACCGGGATACGAGTACGTCTGCCGTGGCAGCGGATTCCAGGGCAACGCGCTCAACAACGACATCAGCGCGCAAGCGGGAGAGATTCTGTACTTCCCGGTGAACGATCCGTCGCAGCAGCTCGGATCGGGCGGCAGTCTCTGCCGGCCGGACGCGCTCGACCCCGCCAACGTCGATGGGGACTGCTCGGTCCAGAAGTACGCGATGATCGGGTTCGCGCGACTCCAGGTGGCGGCGGTCTGGACCGGGCAGGACGCGCAGACCATGTGCAACCACCCGGCCGACAACAACGGCAGTCTGCGGTGCTTCGAAGCGGTGTGGATGGGTTTCGAACCCGGCGGACTGAATCCAATTCCGAACGCCCCGAACCTCGGCCTGTTCGCCGTGGCGTTGACCGGATGACCCTGAGGAGGAGATCGACATGAAGAAGCCTGTGGCAGCAGCGCTCATCTTCCTGGTCGCGGCCGCGGCGGCCGGTGGGGTGCTGTTGTTCATGAACGGAGTTCGTGAGCGGGCGGAGGCGGGCCGTATCACGGCCGACGTCATCGTCGCGACA encodes the following:
- a CDS encoding metallophosphoesterase encodes the protein MSVGGRSGRRRRAAAFRIGVATVLCAVVLTVPAVPSTAVGACGRSNRLTVCVSAPSGELTGDVPIAVSVSSVGDVKEMIFQWGPATTSTTQLLTDYASPFEFTWRTDQYLDATAFLNVRVKRFNDSVGAPVSLRLTLENGNDTIVPQNPRDWQDVFEPRSFTGDPVIAAVGDGGDGTARADDVAASILASDAATLLYLGDLYERGTPAELDENYGRAAFEPGGGTAWGALAWFTRPTLGNHEAANVGAWRNYWRGRPNWETFVFGGVRFLNLNSECYLIGGCGPGSAQYAFVQSVLASNELDCVIAYWHRPVLSSVEDNTTMRPIWALLADNGGDLVLNGHTHEMEAYAPLNASLEAGKPGSHMVELVAGSGGHYLTGGSNADARAVWRATKVPGALYITAHDGASGSATGLAWQFRDGNGQIVVGTDGQGVGSVDCAAEPDTTAPTVPGRPSGVSNAAGTIDLSWAASTDDRAGVLTYSVYRDGAADAVATVTSSSATTVSFRDAGLAPGSIHTYEVSASDGLKSSERSMPSDPITVSSSPIVFSDDFSSGTFSRWSDTSGLAIDHTSGGTAPPSARAQAAGTRAWAAKNLGSTHSSLCHSMRVNLSSIGANSVALARLRTAADGPVARVYVSASRVLWIRSDVSGAQLSSGRSLPAGWNTLELCAGVGSSGSVRLSLNGSTIAGPWTANLGTTPIGRVQIGDTALFTWTANFDDIVVTSS
- the groES gene encoding co-chaperone GroES is translated as MAKQFNLKPLEDRIVVQPSEEEETTTSGIVIPDTAKEKPQEGSVVAVGPGRFEDGNRVPLDVSVGDKVIYSKYGGTEVKVEGEEYLILSARDVLAVLSK
- the groL gene encoding chaperonin GroEL (60 kDa chaperone family; promotes refolding of misfolded polypeptides especially under stressful conditions; forms two stacked rings of heptamers to form a barrel-shaped 14mer; ends can be capped by GroES; misfolded proteins enter the barrel where they are refolded when GroES binds), with product MASKLLKFSEEARRSLETGVNKLADTVSLTLGPKGHNVVLDKKWGAPTITNDGVTIAKEVELEDPWENMGAQLAKEVATKTNDVAGDGTTTATVLARAMVRRGMKNVAAGANPMALKRGIEKGVSAAVEAIMNQAKNVETREEIANVASISAADPAIGDVIAEALDKVGKDGVVTVEESNTFGMELEFVEGMQFDKGYISPYFVTDQERMESVLDEPYILVVNKKVGSVQELLPLLEKVLQGGKPLLIIAEDVEGEALATLVVNKIRGTFNAVAVKAPGFGDRRKAMLQDIGILTGAQVVSEEVGLKLENATLDLLGRARKVVVTKDDTTIVEGAGSDDEVKGRINQIKAEIDKTDSDWDREKLQERLAKLAGGVAVVKVGAATEVELKEKKHRIEDALSATRAAIEEGVVPGGGVALIRAESAFDKVDLTGDESTGARIVRDSLAEPARLIASNAGDEGAVVVERIRSEGDSRGYNAATGEWVDMFKAGILDPAKVTRSALQNAASIAAIVLTVESAVVEKPEEEEPAPAGAGGHMH
- a CDS encoding response regulator transcription factor; amino-acid sequence: MSLTSRPPHSAGVLIVEAIGVVRMSLRMLFESVPDIEVVGEAGDAETALDLVPSVRNPSTVVALVGVELGGSHDSFWLIRSIRERSPQITILATGTDMSPTAISQALFVGAHGFVHKNSSPERYIEATRRAANGELVLEGLPRGALGELVQAIDHQQVTTSVLTPREHSVLVAAADGLTAREIARRLGVRERTVSTHLNHIYRKLGASGRVAAVTAAARMGVLTLPASEVMAPVAGADRLVAS
- a CDS encoding Flp family type IVb pilin, with the translated sequence MLLRAHTYVRVAIGDLRSRMHDRLVDLTRSEVGATAAEYALLVSLIAVVLVAGAFLLGNAINDRLDATADCIDAAPAATCPGGAVVVP
- a CDS encoding TadE family protein; its protein translation is MRRRNERGAAAVEFALLLPLLVVILFGIIALGIALMRTVNYISAAREGARYAAVHCRPEATTCAGTTLIADRVTQSANGNPIGPGTPAADLDCSISPGQPVTVFWEQQIPVEIPLLPDMSFTMNVAGTFRCE
- a CDS encoding pilus assembly protein TadG-related protein, with product MRPRLDDESGATAVIVALCLFVIVGMLALTIDGGLLWTKYRRIRTANDAAALAAAYSCAKGEGLGGADAQAASIAQANVGDALPTQPNAYSPGCVVEGGEVTVYFGGEQSLLFGPAIGVSTPKPVAAHATALWGGAGGASNVAPLMLSLQRLSDCDIPFGPDLQVGISRCFFWWDNGTPHDTTALTNAEWGLVDLTTWGVDALGGCGGNVSQSDVGTWIDQGYPGSLLIDYPPGYEYVCRGSGFQGNALNNDISAQAGEILYFPVNDPSQQLGSGGSLCRPDALDPANVDGDCSVQKYAMIGFARLQVAAVWTGQDAQTMCNHPADNNGSLRCFEAVWMGFEPGGLNPIPNAPNLGLFAVALTG